One stretch of Priestia megaterium DNA includes these proteins:
- a CDS encoding M48 family metallopeptidase — translation MIHTFSNQSIHYEIRYKNRSSFAIKVDGYGTVEVLAPKGTSTEQVRMLLENNWALIQQKINEMKDRTRGPKKKVYEHGESFLYVGKNYPIQIHHDSTITKDSVVFEANTLQIYVNQHDDEAIKQALKRFYYQQCKALVTKSISSYQKHFKTKPRSISISDSKKAWGTCDSKRQLTFNWRLAMAPQHVIDYVVVHEMCHMVHMNHDRSFWRLVGKIMPDYREQENWLEMSSWEMTV, via the coding sequence ATGATACACACTTTTTCAAATCAGAGTATCCATTATGAAATACGATATAAAAACCGAAGTTCTTTTGCGATCAAAGTAGACGGATACGGAACGGTCGAAGTCCTTGCTCCTAAAGGAACATCTACTGAACAAGTACGTATGTTATTAGAGAACAACTGGGCATTGATTCAGCAAAAAATAAACGAAATGAAAGATAGAACGCGTGGACCAAAGAAAAAAGTCTATGAACACGGAGAAAGCTTTTTGTATGTAGGAAAAAACTATCCGATACAGATTCATCACGATTCGACCATTACAAAGGATTCTGTAGTGTTTGAAGCGAACACGCTTCAGATTTATGTCAATCAGCACGACGATGAAGCGATAAAACAAGCGCTCAAACGCTTTTACTATCAACAATGTAAAGCGCTAGTAACCAAGAGTATCTCCTCCTATCAAAAACATTTTAAAACAAAGCCGCGCTCCATCTCGATTTCGGATAGTAAAAAAGCGTGGGGCACGTGTGACTCTAAGCGTCAGCTAACCTTTAACTGGCGGCTGGCAATGGCACCGCAACACGTAATTGATTACGTAGTCGTTCATGAAATGTGCCACATGGTTCACATGAATCATGATCGGTCCTTTTGGCGTCTTGTCGGGAAAATCATGCCCGATTATCGTGAACAAGAGAACTGGCTGGAAATGTCGAGCTGGGAAATGACGGTGTAG
- the fbp gene encoding fructose-1,6-bisphosphatase, with translation MNTKYLDLLAQKYDTEEKVVTEIINLEAILHLPKGTEHFVSDLHGEYQAFQHVLRNGSGNVKEKIKDLFKNVLSDKEINEFATLVYYPEEKLPLIKAQFRNKKELYEWYTEIIDRMLNLISYASSKYTRSKLRKALPDQFVYIIEELLYKTDEFTNKEQYYTKIVQQIISLGQADKLIIGLAYTTQRLVVDHLHVVGDIYDRGPEPDKIMDTLINYHSVDIQWGNHDVLWLGAFAGSKVCLANIIRICARYDNLDIIEDVYGINLRPLLNLAEKYYDDNPAFRPKVSSSDKLSDHERLQITKIHQAIAMIQFKLESPIIKRRPFFNMSERLLLEKIDYDKNEITIYGNTYQLENSCFATINPAQPDQLLEEEEQVMERLLLSVQHSEKLARHMKFLMKKGSLYLKYNGNLLIHGCIPLDEEGNMEKMTIEDKTYAGRNLLDVFEHYLQEAFAHPEETDDLATDMVWYLWTGEYSSLFGKRAMTTFERYFISDKTTHKEKKNPYYYLRENEEVCQNILAEFNLNPDHGHIINGHTPVKEIEGENPVKANGKMIVIDGGFSKAYQSTTGIAGYTLLYNSYGMQLVAHKHFNSKEEILLEGTDVLSVKRLVDKELERKMVLETNVGEELLKEISILKDLRKYRYS, from the coding sequence TTGAACACAAAATATCTAGATTTACTTGCACAAAAGTATGATACGGAAGAAAAAGTGGTAACCGAAATTATTAACCTTGAAGCTATTCTTCATCTGCCAAAGGGGACCGAACATTTTGTCAGTGATTTACACGGCGAGTATCAAGCCTTTCAGCACGTGCTGCGAAATGGTTCAGGAAATGTAAAAGAGAAAATCAAGGACCTTTTTAAAAATGTATTATCTGACAAAGAAATCAATGAATTTGCGACATTAGTGTATTATCCTGAAGAAAAATTACCGTTGATTAAAGCGCAGTTTCGAAACAAAAAAGAACTATATGAATGGTACACCGAAATCATCGATCGCATGCTTAATCTCATTTCGTACGCTTCTTCTAAATACACGCGCTCTAAACTGCGTAAAGCATTGCCAGATCAATTTGTGTACATTATTGAAGAGCTGCTATATAAAACGGATGAATTTACAAATAAAGAACAGTACTATACAAAGATTGTTCAGCAGATTATTTCTCTGGGACAAGCGGATAAGCTTATTATAGGGCTTGCTTATACGACGCAAAGATTGGTTGTGGACCATCTGCACGTAGTAGGGGATATTTATGACCGCGGACCTGAACCGGATAAAATTATGGATACGCTGATTAACTATCACTCCGTTGATATTCAGTGGGGAAATCACGATGTGTTATGGCTAGGCGCTTTTGCCGGTTCGAAAGTGTGCTTGGCAAATATTATTCGTATCTGCGCGAGATACGACAATCTAGATATTATTGAAGACGTATATGGCATTAACCTGAGACCGCTGCTTAACCTGGCGGAGAAATACTATGATGATAATCCCGCTTTTAGACCAAAAGTAAGCTCGAGTGACAAACTGTCCGATCACGAACGCTTACAAATTACTAAAATTCATCAGGCCATTGCGATGATTCAGTTCAAGCTTGAAAGTCCGATTATAAAAAGACGTCCTTTCTTTAATATGTCAGAAAGGCTGTTGCTTGAAAAAATTGATTATGACAAAAATGAAATTACGATATACGGAAACACGTATCAGCTAGAAAACAGCTGCTTTGCAACGATTAATCCGGCGCAGCCTGATCAGCTATTAGAAGAAGAAGAGCAGGTAATGGAAAGACTGCTGCTTTCTGTCCAGCATTCGGAAAAGCTGGCGAGACATATGAAGTTTCTTATGAAAAAAGGCAGCCTTTATTTGAAATACAACGGAAACTTATTAATACACGGCTGCATTCCTTTAGATGAAGAAGGAAACATGGAAAAAATGACGATAGAAGATAAAACATATGCAGGCCGTAACTTGCTTGATGTGTTTGAACATTATTTACAAGAGGCTTTTGCACATCCTGAAGAAACGGATGATTTGGCAACAGATATGGTCTGGTACCTATGGACAGGAGAATATTCATCACTCTTTGGGAAACGCGCAATGACGACGTTTGAAAGATATTTTATAAGTGATAAGACAACGCATAAAGAGAAGAAGAATCCATACTACTATTTACGGGAAAATGAGGAAGTCTGCCAAAACATCCTCGCAGAATTTAATCTGAATCCTGATCACGGTCATATTATTAATGGTCATACGCCAGTCAAAGAAATTGAAGGAGAAAACCCGGTCAAAGCAAATGGAAAGATGATTGTTATTGACGGCGGTTTTTCAAAAGCGTATCAATCCACAACAGGGATTGCTGGCTACACGTTATTATATAATTCTTACGGCATGCAGCTAGTCGCTCACAAACACTTTAATTCAAAAGAAGAGATTTTATTAGAAGGAACGGACGTCTTATCCGTAAAGCGATTGGTTGACAAAGAACTAGAAAGAAAAATGGTTTTAGAAACAAACGTTGGAGAAGAATTGTTAAAAGAAATTTCTATTTTAAAAGATTTAAGAAAATATCGCTATAGTTAA
- a CDS encoding YitT family protein, with protein MNTPKKHHRPKRLKIAFRALMVIIGGIIAAYGLETVLIPNHVSDGGVTGISIVASNLFGLPLGVLIAVINIPFVWLGYQQIGKSFAIFSILGIVSLAVGTSLMHHTPAIIEGDTLLVTVVGGIILGFGMGIALRNGGALDGIDMLAVLLSRKLPFGTSDLILFLNAFVFIFVSLVFGLQGAILSAIAYFIASKVIHIVEVGLSGSKTFQIITSQPALMVETIRDRLGRSATYKEAYGGYSHEKFKEITCVINRLEESKMKEIINEIDPTAFVTVYDVAEVKGGNFRKNNIH; from the coding sequence ATGAACACACCTAAAAAACATCACAGGCCTAAGCGGCTAAAAATTGCTTTCCGAGCATTAATGGTCATTATCGGAGGGATTATTGCAGCTTACGGCTTAGAAACTGTCTTAATTCCAAATCATGTTTCAGATGGAGGAGTAACAGGCATTAGCATCGTTGCTTCAAACCTATTTGGCTTGCCACTCGGGGTTCTCATTGCCGTTATTAACATTCCTTTTGTATGGTTAGGATATCAACAAATCGGGAAAAGCTTTGCCATATTTTCCATCCTCGGAATCGTCTCATTAGCTGTCGGTACTAGCCTCATGCATCACACTCCAGCAATTATTGAAGGAGATACACTACTCGTAACCGTTGTTGGCGGTATTATCCTTGGGTTTGGAATGGGAATTGCACTTCGTAACGGCGGAGCCTTAGATGGCATCGATATGCTGGCCGTGCTGCTTTCTCGAAAACTGCCGTTTGGAACAAGTGATCTTATTTTGTTCTTAAATGCATTTGTATTTATTTTCGTTTCATTAGTATTTGGTCTGCAAGGCGCGATTCTTTCTGCAATTGCATACTTTATTGCATCCAAAGTTATTCACATCGTAGAGGTAGGGTTAAGCGGATCGAAAACCTTCCAGATTATCACTTCTCAGCCTGCATTAATGGTAGAGACAATACGTGATCGTTTAGGTCGAAGCGCTACATACAAAGAAGCTTACGGCGGTTATTCTCATGAAAAATTTAAGGAAATCACTTGCGTAATCAACCGCTTGGAAGAAAGCAAAATGAAAGAAATTATCAACGAAATTGACCCAACGGCTTTTGTTACGGTATATGACGTAGCGGAAGTTAAAGGCGGTAATTTCAGAAAGAATAATATTCACTAA
- a CDS encoding cold-shock protein, with protein sequence MEQGKVKWFNAEKGFGFIERENGDDVFVHFSAIQSEGFKSLDEGQAVTFDVEQGQRGPQASNVQKA encoded by the coding sequence ATGGAACAAGGTAAAGTAAAATGGTTTAACGCAGAAAAAGGTTTTGGATTCATCGAACGCGAAAACGGAGACGATGTATTCGTACATTTCTCAGCAATCCAAAGCGAAGGCTTCAAATCTTTAGACGAAGGTCAAGCAGTTACATTTGACGTAGAACAAGGTCAACGCGGCCCTCAAGCTTCTAACGTTCAAAAAGCGTAA
- a CDS encoding cold-shock protein codes for MEQGTVKWFNADKGFGFIEIEGGDDVFVHFSSIQGEGFKSLEEGQKVTFDIEQGQRGAQAANVHKVA; via the coding sequence ATGGAACAAGGTACAGTGAAATGGTTTAATGCAGACAAAGGCTTCGGCTTTATCGAAATTGAAGGCGGAGACGATGTATTCGTACATTTCAGCTCTATTCAAGGTGAAGGCTTTAAATCACTAGAAGAAGGTCAAAAAGTGACGTTTGATATCGAACAAGGTCAACGTGGAGCACAAGCTGCTAACGTTCATAAAGTAGCATAA
- a CDS encoding MFS transporter produces the protein MKFNKKKINVVDIDKAKKSVFATGVGNAMEWFDFGLYSYLAVIISQNFFSAVENDQLKLVFTFATFAIAFLMRPLGGIIFGKIGDKLGRKVVLTTTIILMAFSTLLIGLLPTYDQIGIWAPILLLIARIIQGFSTGGEYAGAMVYIAESSPDNKRNVLGSGLEIGTLVGYILASLLASLLFFVLSDEQMASWGWRIPFLLGLPLGLIGFYLRRSLGETPIFENELSNEDEVEEESFLSILKNHKKDVFVCFVAVAFFNITNYMLLSYMPSYLNEIIGLSNTVGTVLITAVMILMVPLALMFGKLSDKIGNKKVFLIGLGGLSLLSAFSFYLINLNGLVFVSIGILILGILLATYEGTMPGTLPTMFYTDIRYRTLAITFNVSVSIFGGTTPLVATWLVHATGNHLAPAFYLTIVSIIGFFVILFLFANTAGKSLKGSYPTVASKSEYNEAVENPKDSLWWHTEQTEK, from the coding sequence ATGAAGTTTAACAAGAAAAAAATTAACGTCGTAGATATTGACAAAGCTAAAAAAAGCGTCTTTGCTACAGGAGTAGGAAACGCAATGGAATGGTTTGACTTTGGCTTGTATTCATATTTAGCCGTGATTATTAGTCAAAACTTTTTTAGCGCAGTTGAAAATGATCAGCTCAAATTAGTATTCACATTTGCCACATTTGCGATTGCCTTTTTAATGCGTCCATTAGGCGGTATTATATTCGGTAAAATTGGAGACAAGTTAGGAAGGAAAGTCGTTTTAACCACCACCATTATTTTAATGGCCTTTTCCACATTACTCATTGGGTTGTTACCTACATATGATCAAATCGGTATATGGGCACCCATCCTTTTATTAATTGCACGAATCATTCAAGGTTTTTCAACTGGTGGTGAATATGCTGGTGCGATGGTGTATATTGCAGAATCGTCTCCAGACAATAAGCGAAATGTGCTTGGAAGTGGACTAGAAATCGGTACACTTGTTGGTTATATTCTTGCTTCACTGCTAGCTAGCTTACTGTTTTTTGTTCTGTCGGATGAACAGATGGCCTCATGGGGCTGGAGAATTCCCTTCTTATTAGGATTGCCTTTAGGACTTATTGGTTTTTATTTACGAAGAAGTTTAGGGGAAACACCTATTTTTGAAAATGAACTTTCCAACGAAGACGAAGTTGAAGAAGAAAGCTTCCTCTCTATTTTAAAAAATCACAAAAAAGATGTGTTTGTTTGTTTCGTGGCCGTGGCTTTCTTTAACATTACAAACTATATGCTATTATCGTACATGCCTTCTTATTTAAATGAAATTATTGGTTTATCAAACACAGTTGGTACGGTATTAATTACGGCAGTTATGATTTTAATGGTGCCGCTTGCTCTTATGTTTGGAAAACTGAGCGACAAAATCGGAAACAAGAAAGTTTTCTTAATCGGTTTAGGCGGATTGAGCTTACTGTCAGCCTTTTCGTTCTATTTAATCAACTTAAATGGTTTAGTCTTTGTTTCAATCGGTATTCTTATTCTAGGTATCCTCCTTGCTACGTATGAAGGAACAATGCCAGGAACGCTGCCAACAATGTTCTACACAGATATTCGCTACCGAACATTAGCGATCACGTTTAATGTTTCAGTTTCTATCTTTGGAGGAACGACGCCATTAGTTGCGACATGGTTAGTTCACGCAACAGGCAATCATTTGGCTCCAGCGTTCTATTTAACCATCGTGAGCATCATCGGATTTTTCGTGATTTTATTCTTGTTTGCGAACACGGCAGGAAAATCACTCAAAGGTTCATACCCAACGGTTGCTTCTAAATCTGAATACAATGAAGCAGTTGAAAATCCAAAAGATTCATTATGGTGGCACACAGAGCAAACAGAAAAATAA
- a CDS encoding TauD/TfdA dioxygenase family protein, producing MSTVSKSVAKNSVLEVQPIAGHIGAEIKGVHLSSNLDAETVNAINKALLKHKVIFFRGQGHIDDAEQEAFATLFGEPEAHPTVPIKEGSNYLFELDSEQGGRANSWHTDVTFIDTYPKASILRAVVVPEAGGDTVWANTAVAYQSLPSELRQLADQLWAVHTNDYDYGGRHPNRSQEELERHRKVFASTVYETEHPVVRIHPETGERTLVLGHFVKKIKRLSSSDSNHLFSVLQDHVTRLENTVRWHWKAGDIAIWDNRATQHYAINDYGETHRVMRRVTLIGEVPVSIDGQTSITYKREE from the coding sequence ATGAGTACAGTTAGCAAAAGCGTAGCAAAAAATTCGGTTTTAGAAGTACAGCCCATCGCTGGTCACATTGGAGCAGAAATAAAAGGAGTACATTTGTCTTCGAATTTGGATGCTGAGACAGTCAATGCCATTAACAAAGCGCTGCTAAAGCATAAAGTAATCTTTTTTAGAGGACAAGGGCATATTGACGATGCTGAACAAGAGGCTTTCGCTACGTTATTTGGTGAACCAGAAGCACATCCTACCGTTCCTATCAAAGAAGGCAGCAATTATTTATTCGAACTTGATTCTGAACAAGGAGGACGAGCTAATTCTTGGCATACCGATGTAACGTTCATCGATACATATCCAAAGGCATCTATCCTTCGAGCCGTAGTTGTTCCAGAAGCGGGAGGGGATACAGTTTGGGCAAATACAGCAGTTGCCTATCAAAGCCTCCCGTCAGAGCTTCGTCAGCTAGCTGATCAGCTTTGGGCGGTGCATACGAATGACTATGATTACGGCGGAAGACATCCTAATCGTTCGCAAGAAGAATTAGAACGTCACCGTAAAGTATTCGCTTCTACTGTCTATGAAACAGAACATCCAGTTGTAAGAATTCACCCCGAAACGGGAGAGCGTACGTTAGTGTTAGGACATTTTGTGAAAAAAATCAAAAGGTTATCTTCTTCGGATTCAAATCATCTTTTTTCGGTTCTGCAAGATCATGTAACAAGATTAGAAAACACAGTTCGCTGGCACTGGAAAGCTGGTGATATTGCTATATGGGATAACCGCGCAACCCAGCATTATGCAATTAATGACTACGGGGAAACGCACCGCGTTATGAGACGAGTTACCTTAATTGGTGAAGTGCCAGTGAGTATCGATGGACAAACGAGTATTACTTATAAAAGAGAAGAATGA
- a CDS encoding threonine synthase, with protein sequence MPFSYVSHLYCPKCKKEYSPKEKHQLCECGSPLLVAYDLERLKDNLSPEDLQSREPNLWRYHELLPVEDPENVVSLGEGMTPLIKMPKLGKEMNIQNLYMKDEGIIPTGSFKARGAAVGVSKAKELGVEQLAMPTNGNAGAAWSLYSSRADIKATVVMPKDAPVITRNECAVAGADLYLVDGLISDAGKIVGEAIKAWGLYDASTLKEPYRIEGKKTMGLEIAEQFSWNLPDVILYPTGGGVGLIGIYKALNELKELGWIKGDLPRLVAVQAENCAPIVKAWNERKQESEFWPDSSTIAFGINVPKAIGDFLVLEAVYNTNGCAIAVDEDKIVEEQKKVAQLEGSFICPEGAATFLAARRLREEGWIKENETVVALNTGLGVKYPNTVDIEVPILERNGSLTKK encoded by the coding sequence ATGCCGTTTAGTTATGTTTCTCATTTATATTGTCCTAAATGTAAAAAAGAATATAGTCCAAAAGAAAAACATCAATTATGTGAATGTGGCTCACCTTTATTAGTAGCGTATGATTTAGAGAGACTGAAAGACAATCTAAGTCCAGAAGATCTCCAAAGCAGAGAACCAAATCTATGGAGATATCATGAACTGCTTCCAGTAGAGGATCCAGAAAACGTCGTTTCCTTAGGAGAAGGGATGACTCCGCTTATAAAAATGCCTAAGCTAGGTAAAGAAATGAATATTCAAAACTTATATATGAAAGATGAAGGCATTATTCCAACGGGATCATTTAAAGCTAGAGGCGCCGCTGTAGGTGTGTCAAAAGCAAAAGAACTTGGCGTTGAACAGTTAGCGATGCCTACAAATGGCAACGCAGGAGCTGCTTGGTCGCTTTATTCGTCACGCGCTGACATAAAAGCAACCGTTGTCATGCCAAAAGATGCGCCTGTTATTACACGAAATGAGTGTGCTGTCGCTGGAGCTGACCTTTACTTAGTAGATGGACTCATCAGCGATGCGGGTAAAATTGTCGGTGAGGCTATTAAAGCCTGGGGTCTTTATGATGCTTCTACGCTTAAGGAGCCGTACCGAATAGAAGGTAAAAAAACAATGGGCCTGGAAATTGCTGAACAGTTTTCTTGGAATCTTCCTGATGTGATTTTATATCCAACAGGAGGAGGCGTTGGTTTAATCGGCATCTATAAAGCGTTAAATGAATTAAAAGAGCTTGGCTGGATTAAAGGTGATCTTCCTCGCCTAGTTGCCGTACAAGCTGAAAACTGCGCCCCTATTGTAAAAGCATGGAATGAGAGAAAACAAGAATCTGAATTTTGGCCAGATTCTTCAACGATTGCCTTTGGTATCAATGTACCAAAAGCGATCGGGGACTTTCTTGTTTTAGAAGCAGTCTACAATACAAATGGATGTGCTATTGCGGTGGACGAAGATAAGATTGTTGAAGAGCAAAAAAAGGTTGCGCAGCTTGAAGGTTCGTTCATTTGTCCTGAAGGTGCTGCTACGTTCTTAGCTGCACGCCGTTTGAGAGAAGAAGGATGGATTAAAGAAAATGAAACGGTTGTTGCTTTAAATACAGGACTTGGAGTTAAATATCCAAACACAGTAGATATTGAAGTACCTATTTTAGAGCGAAATGGCAGCCTAACTAAAAAATAA
- a CDS encoding dicarboxylate/amino acid:cation symporter codes for MAAKNRFKLNLGLQVIIGLILGLIVGYFSKEVGLKLEILGKAFIQLIQMVIVPLVFPLIVLGITGMHDTKKLGRVAFKTLLYFEIVTTVLIILGILIAKVTNVGGHMHVGAVDTSSLGNLAKGIDFGEFFLSIIPSNIVEAMAQGKLLPIIFFGIFVGLALTSLEEKAKPVITFFEAWLQAMFKVVEYAVSFAPVGVFGFISFSVAKYGIGSLLSLGQFVGITYLSFAITAFVVFPIIALIFRIPYKELLKRTADLILLTFTTRSSEASMPLLIHRLEKFGVSRSVTSFVLPTGYSFNLDGASIYISVAIIFLANVYNLPLSLEQIIVIIGLLMLMTKGLAGVPSAVIVVLLAAAKEIGLPAEGVALLLAVDFFVDMGRSALNVVGNSLATVIIAKSEKSFHFNAEDK; via the coding sequence ATGGCTGCAAAAAATAGATTTAAACTTAATTTAGGATTACAAGTGATTATTGGATTAATTCTTGGATTGATCGTTGGTTACTTCAGTAAAGAAGTTGGTTTGAAGTTAGAGATACTGGGAAAAGCTTTTATTCAGCTTATTCAAATGGTGATTGTTCCTCTTGTTTTTCCCTTAATCGTATTAGGGATAACAGGGATGCATGATACAAAAAAGCTGGGACGAGTAGCATTTAAAACCCTTCTCTATTTTGAGATTGTTACTACAGTATTGATTATATTAGGAATACTCATTGCTAAAGTAACAAATGTAGGTGGACATATGCATGTAGGTGCAGTGGATACTTCTTCGTTAGGAAACCTGGCAAAAGGCATCGATTTTGGAGAGTTTTTCTTAAGTATTATTCCAAGTAATATTGTAGAAGCAATGGCGCAAGGAAAGCTGTTGCCGATTATTTTCTTTGGCATTTTTGTAGGGTTAGCTCTTACATCACTTGAGGAGAAAGCCAAACCGGTTATTACATTCTTTGAAGCATGGTTACAAGCGATGTTTAAAGTAGTCGAATACGCGGTATCATTTGCCCCAGTTGGCGTATTTGGATTTATCTCTTTCAGCGTGGCTAAATACGGGATTGGCAGCTTGCTTTCTTTAGGTCAATTTGTAGGTATTACGTATTTATCTTTTGCCATTACGGCATTTGTGGTGTTTCCTATTATCGCACTTATTTTCCGTATCCCTTATAAAGAACTGTTAAAAAGAACGGCAGATTTAATTTTATTAACGTTTACAACGCGCAGCTCAGAAGCTTCTATGCCGCTGCTCATTCATCGATTAGAAAAGTTCGGAGTGTCACGTTCTGTCACTTCTTTTGTATTACCAACCGGCTACTCTTTTAATCTAGATGGAGCTAGCATCTATATCAGTGTTGCTATTATCTTTCTTGCCAATGTATATAACTTACCTCTTAGTCTTGAACAAATTATTGTGATTATTGGTTTATTAATGCTTATGACGAAAGGATTAGCAGGCGTCCCTTCAGCTGTCATCGTTGTACTGTTAGCTGCCGCGAAAGAAATTGGCTTACCTGCAGAAGGAGTCGCTTTATTATTAGCAGTTGATTTCTTTGTAGACATGGGCCGTTCAGCATTAAATGTCGTAGGAAACTCTTTAGCTACTGTTATTATCGCAAAGTCTGAGAAGTCGTTTCATTTTAATGCCGAGGACAAATAA
- a CDS encoding FbpB family small basic protein, with protein sequence MFKQRKSFEELVKENKQALLKDKKAMEKIEKRIEKRHEVIKLT encoded by the coding sequence TTGTTTAAACAAAGAAAATCATTTGAAGAGCTGGTAAAAGAAAATAAACAAGCATTATTAAAAGACAAAAAAGCAATGGAGAAAATCGAAAAACGTATTGAAAAACGCCATGAAGTGATAAAGCTAACTTAG
- a CDS encoding MarR family winged helix-turn-helix transcriptional regulator: MNERDNEYLHEQDLIDQFFRFQRQLARYQRHYFINRRDAGALGDQHRGQGRILKLLKLQPKTTQKELSYLLDMRPQSIGELLSKLERKGYIVRTPSEKDRRVLSVELTEAGLEAIEATEEQNNNSGIFDVLSEEEQDTLSHLMQKLNTYLDEEMLKQGHDENQEFRRHNDLRGFGPHHRFFGGDPEHGPRGFGRGPWGDGAEFRTPRFRNRNPRETNRDNNEK, encoded by the coding sequence ATGAATGAAAGAGATAACGAATATTTACACGAGCAAGATTTGATTGATCAATTTTTCAGGTTCCAGAGACAGCTGGCAAGATACCAGCGACACTACTTTATTAATCGAAGAGATGCTGGAGCACTAGGTGATCAGCACCGGGGGCAAGGACGGATATTAAAATTATTAAAATTGCAGCCTAAAACTACACAAAAAGAGCTGTCGTACTTACTGGATATGAGACCTCAGTCAATAGGTGAATTACTTAGTAAGTTAGAAAGAAAAGGTTACATTGTTCGTACGCCATCTGAGAAAGATCGGCGAGTACTTTCCGTTGAGCTAACAGAAGCTGGACTAGAAGCTATCGAGGCTACGGAGGAACAAAACAATAACTCAGGCATCTTTGATGTTCTTTCAGAAGAAGAGCAGGATACTCTTTCACATTTAATGCAAAAGTTAAATACTTATTTAGATGAAGAAATGTTAAAACAAGGTCATGATGAAAATCAAGAATTTCGACGCCATAATGACCTACGAGGATTTGGACCTCACCACAGATTCTTTGGTGGTGATCCAGAGCATGGGCCAAGAGGTTTTGGGCGCGGACCTTGGGGAGACGGTGCTGAATTTAGAACACCGAGATTTAGAAACCGAAATCCCCGAGAAACTAATAGAGATAATAACGAGAAATGA